One genomic segment of Tripterygium wilfordii isolate XIE 37 chromosome 9, ASM1340144v1, whole genome shotgun sequence includes these proteins:
- the LOC120005749 gene encoding probable acetyltransferase NATA1-like isoform X2, protein MAAAAPPPPPAPAPSPPTGVPESAPIGHPIFYRIRLATPADVPHIHKLIHQMAVFERLTHLFSATESSLSTTLFNSPPFHSFTIFLLEVSRHPLLPLPPSPHFTPIERVITRELPLIDPEEDQFRSMGNGDVVVAGFVLFFPNYSTFLGKPGFYVEDLFVRECYRRKGFGRILLTAVAKQAVKMDYGRVEWAVLDWNVNAIEFNELMGAKVLSEWRICRLTGEALEAYRDA, encoded by the coding sequence ATGGCCGCAGCCGCTCCGCCACCGCCACCAGCGCCCGCGCCTTCACCACCGACTGGAGTTCCCGAATCTGCACCCATTGGGCATCCCATCTTCTACCGTATCCGTCTAGCGACTCCCGCCGACGTCCCCCACATCCACAAGCTCATCCACCAAATGGCGGTATTTGAGCGCCTCACCCACCTCTTCTCCGCCACGGAGTCCTCCCTCTCCACTACCCTCTTTAACTCTCCTCCCTTCCACTCCTTTACCATCTTCCTTCTCGAAGTCTCCCGCCATCCCCTCCTTCCACTCCCACCATCTCCGCATTTCACTCCAATCGAACGCGTGATCACTCGTGAGCTGCCACTGATTGACCCAGAAGAAGATCAGTTCCGATCGATGGGTAATGGGGATGTTGTGGTTGCTGGGTTTGTGTTGTTTTTCCCCAACTACTCTACTTTTTTGGGGAAACCTGGGTTTTATGTGGAGGACTTGTTTGTGAGGGAGTGTTATAGGAGGAAGGGGTTTGGGAGGATTCTTCTGACGGCAGTGGCAAAGCAGGCAGTGAAGATGGATTATGGGAGAGTGGAGTGGGCGGTCCTTGATTGGAACGTGAATGCTATCGAGTTTAATGAGCTGATGGGTGCTAAGGTGTTGAGTGAATGGAGGATTTGCAGGTTAACTGGTGAGGCTCTTGAAGCTTATCGTGATGCTTAA
- the LOC120005749 gene encoding probable acetyltransferase NATA1-like isoform X3 yields the protein MAAAAPPPPPAPAPSPPTGVPESAPIGHPIFYRIRLATPADVPHIHKLIHQMAVFERLTHLFSATESSLSTTLFNSPPFHSFTIFLLEVSRHPLLPLPPSPHFTPIERVITRELPLIDPEEDQFRSMGNGDVVVAGFVLFFPNYSTFLGKPGFYVEDLFVRECYRRKGFGRILLTAVAKQAVKMDYGRVEWAVLDWNVNAIEFNELMGAKVLSEWRICRLTVIISVMA from the exons ATGGCCGCAGCCGCTCCGCCACCGCCACCAGCGCCCGCGCCTTCACCACCGACTGGAGTTCCCGAATCTGCACCCATTGGGCATCCCATCTTCTACCGTATCCGTCTAGCGACTCCCGCCGACGTCCCCCACATCCACAAGCTCATCCACCAAATGGCGGTATTTGAGCGCCTCACCCACCTCTTCTCCGCCACGGAGTCCTCCCTCTCCACTACCCTCTTTAACTCTCCTCCCTTCCACTCCTTTACCATCTTCCTTCTCGAAGTCTCCCGCCATCCCCTCCTTCCACTCCCACCATCTCCGCATTTCACTCCAATCGAACGCGTGATCACTCGTGAGCTGCCACTGATTGACCCAGAAGAAGATCAGTTCCGATCGATGGGTAATGGGGATGTTGTGGTTGCTGGGTTTGTGTTGTTTTTCCCCAACTACTCTACTTTTTTGGGGAAACCTGGGTTTTATGTGGAGGACTTGTTTGTGAGGGAGTGTTATAGGAGGAAGGGGTTTGGGAGGATTCTTCTGACGGCAGTGGCAAAGCAGGCAGTGAAGATGGATTATGGGAGAGTGGAGTGGGCGGTCCTTGATTGGAACGTGAATGCTATCGAGTTTAATGAGCTGATGGGTGCTAAGGTGTTGAGTGAATGGAGGATTTGCAGGTTAACTG TGATCATTTCCGTGATGGCGTGA
- the LOC120005747 gene encoding lysM domain receptor-like kinase 3 produces the protein MCKSKKSTDVIRSTTSKSRNSRSSSIFDPSSSNPVSLTDSASYYKDNSRSSAISGRTSLSSLRDSLLPENPHIYDLSEIRLATNNFLLKPFSSSSSSTAWRCVIRGKDVVLFQRKFRCPIELPELQRRLLMICRSHHSSLIKLLGAGASGNYIYLVYEYNTGANLATCLRNPKNPNFTVLSSWLSRMQVATDLGHGLDYIHHCLDSNFVHNHITSSSVIVSEELMNAKICHFGTAELCGESVETKGASSSLTRADSKSMKIEGTRGYMAPELQAIGVATQKCDVYSFGVIILELLSGREALKYEFDDVNGTYKKVNVIDLAREAVGGGGGGVRRWVDRRLKDSFPVEVAEKMVVVGLECVEEDPVKRPDMGQVAVRISKLYLESKNWAERIGLPIDFSVSMAPR, from the coding sequence ATGTGCAAATCCAAAAAGAGCACAGACGTAATCCGTTCCACAACCTCAAAATCACGTAATTCGCGATCTTCCTCCATTTTTGATCCTTCATCGAGCAACCCCGTAAGTCTCACCGACTCAGCTTCCTATTACAAAGACAATTCCAGGTCCTCTGCCATCTCAGGCAGAACCTCTCTGTCCAGTCTCAGAGACTCGCTTCTCCCTGAAAATCCACATATCTACGATTTATCTGAAATTCGTTTGGCCACGAATAATTTCTTATTGAAAcccttctcctcttcttcctcctccaccgCTTGGCGCTGTGTGATTCGTGGGAAAGATGTTGTTCTGTTCCAGCGCAAGTTCCGATGTCCAATTGAGTTGCCGGAGCTGCAGAGACGGCTTTTGATGATCTGCCGCAGCCACCACAGTAGCCTTATCAAACTCCTCGGTGCCGGCGCTTCTGGGAATTACATATATTTGGTGTATGAGTATAATACTGGTGCCAATTTAGCGACTTGTCTTCGAAACCCAAAAAACCCCAATTTCACGGTCCTCTCGTCCTGGCTTTCTCGGATGCAGGTCGCGACAGATCTTGGTCACGGTCTCGATTACATCCACCATTGCTTGGATTCGAATTTCGTTCACAATCACATCACAAGTTCTAGTGTTATTGTCTCTGAAGAATTAATGAACGCCAAGATTTGTCATTTCGGTACAGCAGAGTTGTGTGGAGAATCGGTGGAGACTAAAGGTGCTAGCTCATCCTTAACAAGAGCAGACAGCAAGTCAATGAAAATTGAGGGGACGAGAGGGTATATGGCACCGGAGCTTCAGGCAATTGGAGTGGCAacacaaaaatgtgatgtgTATTCATTTGGGGTTATAATACTGGAGTTGTTGTCCGGGCGGGAGGCACTGAAGTATGAGTTTGATGATGTGAATGGGACCTATAAGAAGGTGAATGTGATTGATTTAGCTAGAGAGGCAgttggaggaggtggtggtggtgttagGAGGTGGGTGGATAGGAGGTTGAAGGATTCGTTTCCGGTGGAAGTAGCGGAGAAAATGGTGGTTGTTGGGTTGGAATGTGTGGAAGAGGATCCGGTGAAGAGGCCGGACATGGGGCAGGTTGCTGTTAGGATCTCCAAATTGTATTTGGAGTCAAAGAACTGGGCAGAGAGGATTGGTTTGCCTATTGATTTCTCAGTTTCCATGGCACCCCGTTGA
- the LOC120005749 gene encoding probable acetyltransferase NATA1-like isoform X1, producing the protein MAAAAPPPPPAPAPSPPTGVPESAPIGHPIFYRIRLATPADVPHIHKLIHQMAVFERLTHLFSATESSLSTTLFNSPPFHSFTIFLLEVSRHPLLPLPPSPHFTPIERVITRELPLIDPEEDQFRSMGNGDVVVAGFVLFFPNYSTFLGKPGFYVEDLFVRECYRRKGFGRILLTAVAKQAVKMDYGRVEWAVLDWNVNAIEFNELMGAKVLSEWRICRLTGVNDTYWLSSSSFSPFIIILKQDLR; encoded by the exons ATGGCCGCAGCCGCTCCGCCACCGCCACCAGCGCCCGCGCCTTCACCACCGACTGGAGTTCCCGAATCTGCACCCATTGGGCATCCCATCTTCTACCGTATCCGTCTAGCGACTCCCGCCGACGTCCCCCACATCCACAAGCTCATCCACCAAATGGCGGTATTTGAGCGCCTCACCCACCTCTTCTCCGCCACGGAGTCCTCCCTCTCCACTACCCTCTTTAACTCTCCTCCCTTCCACTCCTTTACCATCTTCCTTCTCGAAGTCTCCCGCCATCCCCTCCTTCCACTCCCACCATCTCCGCATTTCACTCCAATCGAACGCGTGATCACTCGTGAGCTGCCACTGATTGACCCAGAAGAAGATCAGTTCCGATCGATGGGTAATGGGGATGTTGTGGTTGCTGGGTTTGTGTTGTTTTTCCCCAACTACTCTACTTTTTTGGGGAAACCTGGGTTTTATGTGGAGGACTTGTTTGTGAGGGAGTGTTATAGGAGGAAGGGGTTTGGGAGGATTCTTCTGACGGCAGTGGCAAAGCAGGCAGTGAAGATGGATTATGGGAGAGTGGAGTGGGCGGTCCTTGATTGGAACGTGAATGCTATCGAGTTTAATGAGCTGATGGGTGCTAAGGTGTTGAGTGAATGGAGGATTTGCAGGTTAACTG GAGTAAATGACACGTATTGGCTGTCTTCATCTTCATTCAGTCCTTTCATCATCATCCTTAAACAAGATCTCCGTTGA